From a region of the Marinomonas mediterranea MMB-1 genome:
- a CDS encoding ABC transporter permease, translating into MRRALFSPIYLLIIGLLGTPIIIGIFGILLPAFGYFPALDSHDWTLDYWYQLFRSPSLSSSLFLSVFTGVTATIISLWLSISLISMSYHTSWYERLQRILSPILSVPHASIAIGLLFLLSPSGWLLRIVSPDVTGFVRPPNWITVQDPYGLSLILALVIKETPYLLFVIAAALHQLAPTQALATCQSLGYSKLTTWRKVLLPQLYPLIRLPIFIVLSFSLTVVDMALIVGPNTPSTFAVLLLNWFNDSDLSHRYVASAGAIMLVLLILAIIAVWELARTLVQKMVRYERINGKRSGFTDLFLTIGAFLGAWSFVISFLSLLVLPIWAVAKRWRFPDVFPSQFSLSNLERAWPVLSSTTSQTLIIAISSTLIALAISIFVLELIRATRQTQATKHVPAKAQTKAEIRNLNTRHTTEQDGQKPLLALMYLPILLPQIGFLFGIQVLLISFDLNGHYLSVIVMHLLYVLPYVYLTLSGPYQSFEHAYLLEANRLNKRPARNFFSIKLAMLKAPLCTAFAIGFSVSMAQYLPTLIAGEGRITTLTTEAVALATSGDRKKVGVFALVQILFPIFAFAAAHIIPTYWTQWRLNTKNALRGSFVSRT; encoded by the coding sequence ATGAGACGCGCGCTTTTTTCGCCCATTTACCTGTTGATAATAGGCCTCTTAGGAACGCCTATTATCATCGGCATATTTGGTATTTTACTGCCTGCTTTTGGTTATTTTCCTGCCCTAGATAGCCATGATTGGACATTGGATTATTGGTACCAACTGTTTCGTTCGCCAAGCTTATCAAGCAGTCTGTTTTTAAGCGTATTTACCGGTGTTACCGCGACGATAATTTCGCTCTGGCTTTCTATCTCATTAATCTCGATGAGTTATCATACGTCGTGGTATGAAAGGCTACAGCGAATACTCTCGCCTATTCTGTCCGTTCCACATGCTTCTATTGCCATCGGTTTGCTCTTTCTTCTCAGTCCATCCGGCTGGCTGCTTCGAATTGTCAGCCCTGATGTAACAGGCTTTGTACGCCCTCCAAACTGGATCACTGTTCAAGACCCGTATGGGTTATCGCTTATCCTTGCGTTAGTGATAAAAGAAACGCCTTATTTATTATTTGTCATCGCCGCTGCACTTCATCAACTCGCCCCTACTCAAGCCTTAGCAACTTGTCAAAGCTTGGGATATTCGAAACTAACCACGTGGCGTAAAGTACTTTTACCTCAGCTTTATCCGCTCATACGGCTGCCTATTTTTATCGTGTTGTCGTTTAGCCTAACCGTCGTCGATATGGCACTTATTGTGGGCCCAAACACACCCTCTACTTTTGCCGTGTTGTTGTTAAACTGGTTTAACGATTCAGACCTTTCCCACCGTTACGTCGCCAGCGCAGGCGCGATTATGCTGGTCCTGCTCATTTTGGCGATCATTGCCGTTTGGGAGCTTGCACGCACGCTGGTTCAAAAAATGGTTCGGTATGAACGTATCAATGGCAAACGCTCTGGGTTCACAGACCTGTTTTTGACTATAGGCGCATTTTTGGGCGCTTGGTCTTTTGTTATTTCATTTCTTTCACTCTTGGTGCTCCCCATTTGGGCGGTCGCGAAGCGCTGGCGTTTTCCTGATGTTTTTCCGAGTCAATTTAGCCTTTCCAACTTAGAACGGGCATGGCCTGTTTTGTCATCGACAACCAGCCAAACATTGATTATCGCCATTTCTTCAACACTGATTGCTTTAGCAATATCCATCTTCGTTTTGGAGCTCATAAGAGCAACAAGACAAACACAAGCCACTAAACATGTACCTGCAAAAGCGCAAACGAAAGCAGAAATACGGAACCTAAACACACGCCATACGACAGAGCAAGACGGTCAAAAGCCGCTACTGGCACTTATGTATTTACCTATTTTACTGCCTCAAATTGGTTTTCTATTCGGCATTCAGGTCCTGCTTATTTCGTTTGATCTTAATGGCCATTACTTATCGGTGATTGTCATGCATTTACTGTATGTACTACCTTATGTTTATTTAACGCTATCTGGACCTTATCAAAGTTTTGAGCACGCCTATTTATTAGAGGCAAACCGACTAAATAAGCGACCAGCTCGAAACTTTTTTTCGATCAAACTGGCCATGCTAAAAGCACCACTTTGTACCGCTTTCGCCATTGGTTTTTCCGTTAGCATGGCGCAATACTTACCCACTTTGATTGCGGGAGAAGGACGCATCACAACCCTCACAACAGAAGCCGTCGCACTGGCAACGAGCGGAGATCGAAAGAAAGTCGGTGTGTTTGCATTAGTACAAATATTGTTTCCCATTTTCGCGTTTGCTGCCGCTCACATTATTCCTACTTACTGGACTCAATGGCGACTAAACACCAAAAACGCATTGCGAGGTTCATTTGTTAGTCGTACGTAA
- a CDS encoding ABC transporter substrate-binding protein: MLKTIAAATLSGALFLSGSSAYADWQETVADAKGETVYFNAWGGSDNINAYIQWAAKNIEDKYDVHLKHVKLTDTANAVNRVIAEKAAHKNNNGSIDLIWINGENFRSMKSKGLLFGPFSESLPNYKAYVDPNARQSLTLDFGTSVDGMEAPWGMAQVIFMYDTATLSTPPNSTQALLEYAEKHPGRITYPRPPQFLGSTFLKQALYELTPYRKTLSQPVSTIDFDKVTAPLWRYLDQLHPVAWRSGSSFPNNSEEMIRLLDDQEIDIALSFDISAASVQIDKGNLPETVRSYVFENGTIGNTHFLAIPYNSQSSAGAQVVANYLLSPEAQAHKQHPTVWGDLSVLAYDKLSSDDQSRFDNLPKGIATLSISELGQTLPEPHASWMGALEKEWQKRYAN, translated from the coding sequence ATGCTTAAAACCATCGCCGCAGCCACGCTCAGTGGTGCCCTTTTTCTTTCCGGAAGTTCAGCTTATGCTGATTGGCAAGAGACGGTCGCTGACGCTAAAGGCGAAACGGTTTACTTTAACGCTTGGGGTGGTTCAGACAACATCAATGCTTACATTCAATGGGCAGCCAAAAACATCGAAGACAAATACGATGTCCATTTGAAACACGTCAAACTGACTGATACCGCCAACGCCGTAAATCGCGTCATCGCTGAAAAAGCAGCTCATAAAAATAACAACGGATCGATTGACCTTATTTGGATCAATGGCGAAAACTTCCGCTCGATGAAGAGCAAAGGTTTGCTATTCGGCCCCTTCTCGGAGTCCCTCCCTAATTACAAGGCCTATGTAGACCCCAATGCACGCCAAAGTCTAACGCTCGATTTCGGCACAAGCGTTGATGGAATGGAAGCACCATGGGGAATGGCGCAAGTTATCTTTATGTACGATACCGCCACTCTATCCACGCCACCAAACAGCACGCAAGCATTACTCGAATACGCTGAAAAGCACCCTGGCCGTATTACCTACCCCAGACCGCCTCAGTTTTTAGGTTCGACGTTTTTGAAACAAGCGCTGTACGAATTAACACCTTACCGAAAAACTTTGTCGCAACCTGTATCGACCATAGACTTCGATAAAGTCACTGCACCTCTTTGGCGCTACCTTGACCAATTGCACCCAGTAGCATGGCGAAGCGGATCTTCATTCCCAAACAATTCAGAAGAAATGATACGTCTGTTAGACGATCAAGAAATCGACATTGCATTGAGCTTCGATATTTCCGCTGCGTCGGTTCAAATCGACAAAGGCAACTTGCCAGAGACGGTTCGCTCCTATGTGTTTGAAAATGGCACGATTGGCAACACGCACTTTTTAGCCATACCCTACAACAGTCAGTCATCGGCTGGCGCGCAAGTCGTTGCCAATTACTTGCTTTCACCTGAAGCACAGGCTCACAAACAACACCCTACGGTATGGGGTGATTTGAGTGTATTAGCATACGACAAGCTCAGTTCAGACGACCAAAGCCGCTTTGATAACTTGCCAAAAGGCATCGCTACCTTATCGATTTCAGAGTTAGGTCAAACACTGCCTGAACCACACGCAAGCTGGATGGGCGCATTAGAGAAAGAGTGGCAGAAGCGCTACGCTAATTAA
- a CDS encoding succinylglutamate desuccinylase/aspartoacylase family protein, producing MAYQIYSHTLPSATPGTQRAIKVHHFGERGARPKVYLQAGLHADEWPGFLVLNELLKKLKQVDEEGLIKGEIVVVPVANPIGLSQNFHCYIPGRFAFSEGGGNFNRNWPQLGESVEKRVRSTISQDQEENIRLVRAAIKDELIQLGEQTELQGLKKTLLALSMDADEVLDLHCSGEACMHAYVAQEFEEHFRPLLNLIGAKVALSELETGAHSFDETNVSVWRHLKAHFAHLVPWGARSLTLELRGENDISKAYAEQDAQALYDYFVLRDVVETETGENKDTVLLNDTLEKDHKDSVVYYPLDAMDLVKAPCAGIVCYEKNIGDNVEAGEVIGDVVSLTDDDVDQSSYPLVARTNGVLFARLQRRLVIRGESIAKIAGKEHLAYREVGHLFEDK from the coding sequence ATGGCTTATCAGATATACTCACACACCTTGCCAAGTGCCACTCCCGGTACTCAGCGAGCAATTAAAGTGCATCATTTTGGCGAACGTGGAGCACGACCTAAAGTCTATCTCCAAGCTGGACTTCATGCGGATGAATGGCCGGGTTTTTTGGTACTTAATGAGTTGCTTAAAAAGCTCAAACAGGTCGATGAAGAAGGCCTGATCAAAGGTGAAATTGTCGTTGTTCCCGTTGCTAACCCTATTGGCTTATCGCAAAACTTTCATTGTTACATTCCAGGGCGCTTTGCTTTTTCCGAAGGCGGTGGCAATTTTAATCGCAATTGGCCTCAGCTGGGTGAGAGCGTGGAAAAGCGAGTTCGCTCAACCATTTCTCAAGATCAAGAGGAAAACATACGTTTAGTTCGTGCGGCCATCAAAGACGAGTTGATTCAGCTGGGAGAGCAAACAGAGTTACAAGGTCTAAAGAAAACCCTCTTGGCGTTGTCGATGGATGCGGACGAAGTGCTTGATCTACATTGTTCAGGGGAAGCGTGCATGCACGCGTATGTCGCCCAAGAATTTGAAGAGCATTTCAGACCTTTGCTCAATCTTATCGGCGCCAAGGTGGCCTTGTCAGAGTTAGAGACGGGCGCTCACTCATTTGATGAAACGAACGTCAGTGTTTGGCGGCATTTAAAAGCGCATTTTGCACACTTGGTGCCTTGGGGAGCGCGTTCCTTGACGCTAGAATTACGAGGCGAGAACGACATATCAAAAGCGTATGCCGAGCAAGATGCGCAAGCCTTGTATGATTACTTTGTTTTGAGGGATGTGGTTGAGACTGAGACGGGCGAAAACAAAGACACCGTCTTGTTAAACGATACTTTGGAGAAGGATCACAAAGACAGTGTGGTTTATTATCCGCTTGATGCGATGGATTTGGTGAAGGCGCCATGCGCTGGAATCGTCTGTTATGAGAAAAACATTGGAGACAATGTTGAGGCAGGAGAGGTGATCGGCGACGTTGTCAGTTTAACGGACGATGATGTCGATCAATCGTCTTATCCTTTGGTTGCCCGTACGAATGGCGTTCTTTTTGCCCGATTGCAGCGCCGTCTTGTGATTAGAGGTGAGTCCATTGCCAAAATAGCAGGTAAAGAACACCTCGCCTATCGTGAGGTAGGTCACTTATTTGAAGATAAATAA
- a CDS encoding ATP-dependent helicase encodes MIDNEMTAALGFTTEQSAVVEHNLSGHAKVVAVAGAGKTSTLIERIKALLLKGVRPEQIGVFMFNKSAQEEFSSRMYAQLNGVMESARLPDVMTFHSFGMRLCNRLERKGVLSQAKLVTDEFSFVKLIREARNNLIRQGEEITLQDERDWLEDALLYFDYVKASVESEDVVYENLKWSADRRFFPKLFIEVEKLRKRSNIRFFSDLLKDPYDAISRMDVEQIAYVRQLVPGYQYLLIDEFQDINPCQFELLKGFYKESAQWMIVGDTQQCIYEWRGASPDIMQTQFDQEFPSVATYKLSQSFRYGHAIGLMASGVISENGDDTLVIGRGTGTEVGFAKSPLVGKSALTELKDWYEKGNKLEDCAILVRLYSDMVPLQLALMHKQIPYQLHGDSPLWENRQIRMLMSYLAVMAGGLEDQSVFFSLNDVEYLLSVPALAGAYQQKQALITKAKQAPHLIPQLIEQLASEQEGWRAKKLQERADWLRMLPTFAKSPADGLKSTIEKLGIYRYFESTSSKDIQAQEKMETCEAFIAYVKGVGSNAGSILAALTSLCHAGNQTKGYDSGASQASQANGGVHLMTIHKSKGLEFDLVMLPGLREGRFPYYEEDVSDIDLQAKKNMQAERRLFYVAITRARRRLVILESPDAKETTTLTAGNKPTKYAQRSLSRFVFESRPGTAGVLCRHWGEELSEPITSDQSDMFEAYLAKIDGAPVVTFLKPKRSELDVLQAGDKVKHDQYGEGVVVRQEQSAKRMIYVDFAEAGLKRFNPKHTKLVKVASRA; translated from the coding sequence ATGATAGATAATGAGATGACAGCAGCGCTTGGTTTTACGACAGAGCAAAGTGCTGTTGTAGAGCATAACTTGTCAGGGCACGCTAAGGTCGTCGCTGTGGCGGGAGCGGGAAAAACCTCAACGCTTATAGAGCGGATAAAAGCACTCTTGCTAAAAGGTGTGCGTCCAGAGCAGATTGGCGTGTTTATGTTTAATAAAAGCGCGCAAGAAGAGTTCTCCTCTCGCATGTACGCTCAACTAAACGGCGTTATGGAATCTGCTCGATTGCCCGATGTTATGACGTTTCACAGTTTTGGTATGCGTTTGTGCAATCGATTAGAGCGAAAAGGAGTCTTATCACAAGCAAAGCTTGTTACGGATGAGTTCTCTTTCGTCAAATTGATTCGAGAGGCGCGCAATAATCTAATACGTCAGGGTGAGGAGATCACACTTCAAGATGAGCGTGATTGGTTGGAAGACGCGCTTCTTTATTTCGACTATGTAAAGGCCTCAGTAGAAAGCGAGGATGTCGTCTACGAAAACCTAAAGTGGTCTGCCGATCGACGCTTCTTCCCTAAGCTTTTTATCGAAGTCGAAAAATTAAGGAAGCGTTCTAACATCCGGTTTTTCAGCGACCTTCTCAAAGATCCCTATGATGCGATATCCAGGATGGACGTGGAGCAAATAGCCTATGTGAGGCAGTTGGTTCCAGGCTATCAATACTTATTGATCGACGAGTTTCAAGACATTAACCCCTGCCAGTTTGAATTGCTGAAGGGGTTCTATAAAGAGTCCGCACAATGGATGATTGTCGGTGACACCCAGCAGTGTATCTACGAGTGGCGAGGCGCGAGCCCCGACATTATGCAAACCCAGTTTGATCAAGAGTTTCCGTCGGTTGCAACCTACAAACTGTCGCAGAGTTTTCGTTATGGTCACGCAATTGGTCTTATGGCCAGTGGCGTTATTTCCGAAAATGGCGACGACACTCTAGTGATTGGTAGGGGAACTGGCACCGAAGTCGGCTTCGCGAAATCGCCGTTAGTTGGTAAGTCCGCGTTAACCGAATTGAAAGACTGGTACGAAAAGGGCAATAAGCTTGAAGATTGTGCCATCTTAGTGCGTCTTTACAGTGATATGGTGCCATTGCAATTGGCGCTTATGCATAAGCAGATACCTTATCAATTACATGGTGATTCACCGCTCTGGGAGAATCGTCAAATTCGGATGCTTATGTCGTATCTTGCAGTGATGGCGGGTGGCCTTGAAGATCAAAGCGTGTTTTTTTCATTAAACGACGTTGAGTATCTGCTAAGTGTGCCAGCATTGGCGGGAGCGTATCAGCAGAAACAAGCGTTGATTACTAAGGCGAAACAGGCGCCCCATCTCATTCCGCAGTTGATCGAGCAACTTGCTTCCGAGCAAGAAGGCTGGAGAGCGAAAAAACTGCAAGAGCGTGCTGATTGGCTAAGAATGCTACCCACTTTTGCCAAGAGTCCTGCTGACGGTTTGAAATCCACCATCGAAAAGCTGGGGATTTATCGCTATTTCGAAAGCACCAGTAGCAAAGACATTCAAGCGCAAGAAAAAATGGAAACCTGTGAAGCGTTTATCGCCTATGTAAAAGGGGTTGGATCTAATGCTGGTTCGATTCTTGCTGCGTTAACGTCGCTTTGTCACGCTGGCAACCAAACAAAGGGCTATGACTCTGGAGCGTCACAGGCTTCTCAAGCGAATGGCGGTGTTCACCTGATGACGATTCACAAATCCAAAGGTTTGGAATTTGATCTGGTTATGTTGCCCGGTTTACGAGAAGGGCGGTTTCCATACTATGAAGAGGATGTGAGCGATATTGATCTTCAAGCCAAAAAGAATATGCAGGCTGAGCGTCGCTTGTTCTACGTTGCGATTACGCGAGCAAGACGTCGATTGGTTATTTTAGAAAGTCCTGATGCAAAGGAAACAACAACGTTAACGGCGGGCAATAAGCCCACAAAATATGCGCAGCGATCGCTGTCGAGATTTGTGTTTGAATCTCGGCCTGGAACGGCTGGCGTGTTGTGTCGACATTGGGGTGAAGAGCTTTCTGAGCCAATTACGTCTGATCAATCTGATATGTTTGAGGCGTATCTTGCGAAGATCGATGGCGCGCCTGTTGTTACTTTTTTAAAGCCAAAGCGTTCAGAATTGGATGTGCTTCAAGCTGGCGATAAAGTAAAGCATGATCAGTATGGGGAAGGTGTTGTTGTCAGGCAAGAGCAAAGTGCAAAGCGAATGATATATGTAGATTTTGCGGAAGCAGGTCTCAAAAGATTTAACCCAAAGCATACTAAGCTCGTAAAAGTTGCATCGCGAGCTTAA
- a CDS encoding isopenicillin N synthase family dioxygenase, whose product MSIPLINLENLISEDLSARQAEMALLDKACREIGFFYLVNTGIPQSLINKMMTTAKNFFAKPLEEKLKIDIKNSPNHRGYGGIGEEQLDEVNKADWKETFDMALDIPSDNPLVAKYPSMYGPNQNSSDPEVVEALQEYYVAAFEVSQKLLTAMAQTLKLEGDFFSKCFKTHVTVLRMIHYPPRPEQSHDNGAGAHTDYGCVTLLLQDQTGGLQVKHRNGEWVDATPIEGALVVNIGDLMQRWTNDQYVSTAHRVKASDPGIHRYSIPFFVEPDYETEVACVPTCASEEMPAKYESVLAGDWIQSRFDATYDYRDSE is encoded by the coding sequence ATGAGCATTCCATTAATTAATTTAGAAAATCTTATCAGCGAAGACCTAAGTGCTCGCCAAGCTGAAATGGCCTTATTGGATAAGGCATGTCGTGAAATCGGATTTTTCTATCTCGTCAATACCGGAATCCCACAATCGCTCATTAACAAAATGATGACGACCGCAAAGAACTTTTTTGCAAAGCCGCTTGAAGAAAAGCTCAAAATTGACATAAAAAACAGCCCTAACCACCGAGGCTACGGTGGAATTGGTGAAGAGCAGTTGGATGAAGTGAATAAGGCCGACTGGAAAGAGACCTTTGACATGGCGTTGGATATCCCGAGCGATAATCCGCTGGTGGCAAAGTACCCAAGTATGTATGGGCCAAATCAAAATTCTAGCGACCCTGAAGTGGTGGAAGCGCTGCAAGAGTATTATGTTGCAGCGTTCGAAGTGTCGCAAAAGCTGCTGACGGCAATGGCGCAGACACTAAAGCTTGAAGGTGACTTTTTTTCTAAGTGTTTTAAAACGCATGTGACTGTGTTACGCATGATTCATTATCCGCCTAGACCAGAGCAATCTCATGACAATGGAGCTGGCGCACATACGGATTACGGTTGTGTCACCTTGTTGTTGCAAGATCAAACAGGCGGGTTACAGGTAAAACATCGTAATGGTGAGTGGGTGGATGCAACGCCGATAGAAGGAGCGTTAGTGGTCAATATCGGGGACTTAATGCAGCGCTGGACGAACGATCAGTATGTCTCTACGGCACACCGTGTTAAGGCTTCAGATCCAGGAATTCACCGTTACTCCATTCCTTTCTTTGTTGAGCCCGATTACGAGACTGAGGTTGCGTGTGTTCCAACTTGTGCATCAGAAGAGATGCCCGCGAAATACGAATCTGTTTTGGCAGGAGATTGGATTCAGTCGCGCTTTGATGCCACTTATGACTACCGTGATTCAGAATAA
- a CDS encoding class II glutamine amidotransferase: MCRWMAYKGQSVYLESLLFEPDHSLIHQSLSARKSEVTVNADGFGLGWYDEREEPGLYHEILPAWSDCNLKSLARHIKSPLFFAHVRASTGTSTNRSNCHPFAYKEWLFMHNGQIGEYDELKWMLDRAIPEHLYGHRRGATDSEAIFLLLLSNGLESNPEGAVEKTLTQIRNMMIEKNIEEPLRFTSVFSNGKDMWAVRYSSDEQAPSLYIKNFDNHLVIGSEPLELSGDGWELIPPSSLIKIDGLGYQRTELNVEI; encoded by the coding sequence ATGTGTCGCTGGATGGCCTACAAAGGACAATCCGTCTATTTAGAAAGTTTATTATTTGAGCCCGACCACTCTTTGATCCACCAAAGTTTAAGCGCAAGAAAGTCGGAAGTGACCGTCAATGCCGATGGTTTCGGCCTTGGTTGGTATGACGAACGTGAAGAGCCTGGCCTCTATCATGAGATCCTACCCGCTTGGAGCGACTGCAACCTTAAAAGTCTCGCTCGACACATAAAAAGTCCTCTATTCTTTGCGCATGTACGCGCTTCGACAGGCACGTCGACAAACCGCTCCAACTGTCATCCTTTCGCTTACAAAGAATGGCTCTTTATGCATAACGGCCAAATCGGTGAGTACGACGAACTAAAATGGATGCTCGATCGAGCTATTCCTGAACATTTATACGGGCACAGACGTGGTGCGACCGACTCAGAGGCCATCTTTTTACTACTTCTTAGCAATGGACTAGAGTCGAACCCTGAAGGCGCAGTTGAGAAAACGCTCACGCAGATTCGCAATATGATGATAGAGAAGAACATTGAAGAACCATTGAGATTCACAAGTGTGTTTTCTAATGGCAAAGACATGTGGGCAGTACGCTATTCAAGCGATGAACAAGCCCCTTCCCTCTACATTAAAAACTTCGATAACCATTTAGTAATTGGCTCTGAGCCTTTAGAGCTATCGGGCGACGGCTGGGAACTAATTCCACCATCGAGTCTGATAAAAATCGACGGTCTTGGTTATCAACGCACAGAGTTAAATGTCGAGATCTAG
- a CDS encoding methyl-accepting chemotaxis protein produces the protein MFSLSVKQKILLLVALFSVVIIGLNTSYAISGKDVSTELQQLNTQSLDLVKNLEKSRQLLLKQSVEFERGFFQVSIAKSMGGYGTELIKESEDNFKAYTEELIQSLNAIKLTLDNMPVTPESSALLEQIDVLETLQTEFLTASTETYSWWVKLKTLQANKARRKADAALESVNVQMESIIVLIDQYNAAVAQEENEALDTAIIGSASIAGAITVLGIIIGVLIANGISSPLARAVKRAEEIASGELNESTTPTKRKDEIGTLETAMDKLVSQLSVILHEVSDSSQLLTKAAEELNNITDNSTKMVEQQKDETNLISNAVHEIQSTAVHVSESTAEASDAAHIAESATTEGVRIVNETISTIEGLAEELSNSTQTINTLQENTSEISNILNVILGIAEQTNLLALNAAIEAARAGEQGRGFAVVADEVRQLAQNTQNATQQIEQMIAQLQNGTTSAVNAMRSSYKRSVTAVEQVKHEEGSLTNINSSVARIRDMNDRISATAEEQASVTAEVRRNVENITDIADRTTDSMHSVSNSSEQLAHLAQQLNQRISYFKV, from the coding sequence ATGTTTAGTTTGTCAGTAAAGCAAAAAATCCTTTTATTGGTTGCGCTATTTTCAGTCGTTATCATTGGATTGAACACCAGCTATGCAATTTCTGGAAAAGACGTTTCCACTGAGTTGCAACAGCTTAATACCCAAAGCTTGGATTTGGTTAAGAACCTCGAAAAGAGCCGCCAACTTCTATTAAAGCAGTCTGTTGAGTTTGAAAGAGGCTTTTTCCAAGTATCCATTGCCAAATCCATGGGTGGCTATGGCACCGAGCTTATAAAGGAGTCGGAAGACAATTTCAAAGCCTACACGGAAGAGCTAATACAAAGCCTAAATGCAATCAAGCTGACTCTTGATAACATGCCCGTCACACCCGAATCATCTGCACTACTGGAACAAATCGATGTTTTAGAAACACTTCAAACGGAATTCCTTACTGCCAGCACGGAGACGTACAGCTGGTGGGTGAAACTAAAAACCTTGCAAGCCAACAAGGCTCGTCGAAAAGCCGACGCTGCACTGGAATCCGTGAATGTGCAAATGGAGTCCATTATTGTACTTATTGATCAATACAATGCGGCCGTTGCACAGGAAGAAAACGAAGCGCTAGATACCGCCATTATCGGCTCCGCAAGTATTGCAGGAGCAATCACTGTGCTCGGCATTATTATTGGCGTACTAATCGCAAACGGCATTTCCTCACCTCTAGCACGCGCCGTTAAGCGAGCAGAAGAAATCGCATCTGGGGAACTTAATGAATCGACAACCCCTACCAAACGTAAAGATGAAATCGGCACACTTGAAACCGCAATGGACAAACTGGTCAGCCAGTTAAGCGTTATTTTGCATGAGGTCTCTGATTCAAGCCAATTGCTTACCAAAGCAGCGGAAGAGTTGAACAATATTACTGACAACTCCACTAAGATGGTTGAACAGCAAAAGGACGAAACAAACTTAATATCAAATGCGGTTCATGAGATCCAGTCGACAGCAGTGCACGTTTCGGAGTCAACAGCCGAAGCAAGTGATGCAGCACATATTGCAGAATCAGCAACGACCGAAGGTGTACGCATTGTTAATGAAACAATCTCCACTATCGAAGGGCTGGCGGAAGAGTTGTCAAATTCGACACAAACCATCAATACCTTGCAAGAAAACACCAGTGAGATAAGCAACATTCTTAACGTCATTCTTGGCATTGCTGAACAGACAAACCTGCTTGCACTAAATGCAGCAATCGAAGCGGCTCGTGCGGGTGAGCAAGGCCGAGGCTTCGCCGTCGTTGCGGATGAAGTACGTCAGCTCGCGCAAAACACTCAAAACGCCACACAGCAAATCGAACAGATGATCGCTCAGCTGCAAAACGGCACGACCTCTGCGGTCAATGCTATGCGCAGCAGTTATAAGCGCTCAGTGACCGCTGTAGAGCAAGTTAAACATGAAGAGGGTTCACTTACTAACATCAACTCTTCGGTAGCACGCATTCGCGATATGAATGACCGAATCTCAGCAACAGCAGAAGAGCAAGCCAGTGTCACGGCAGAAGTACGACGTAATGTTGAGAACATAACGGACATAGCGGACCGTACAACAGACTCGATGCACTCTGTTAGCAACAGCTCCGAACAACTTGCGCATTTAGCACAGCAGTTAAACCAACGTATCAGCTACTTTAAAGTTTAA
- the hisI gene encoding phosphoribosyl-AMP cyclohydrolase → MSLKEFEDLEKGSALELKTVLKNLKTDEHGLVAAIAQQYDTKEVLMLAYMNEKSILESLETGQVCYWSRSRQTYWRKGESSGHRQRLVGMSFDCDGDAILLQVDQLGPACHTNRRDCFFFEVDGDKVVIKSAPL, encoded by the coding sequence ATGAGTCTAAAAGAATTTGAAGATTTAGAAAAAGGCAGCGCATTAGAATTAAAAACGGTACTCAAAAATTTAAAGACAGATGAGCACGGCTTGGTCGCTGCTATTGCTCAGCAATATGACACGAAAGAAGTGCTCATGCTGGCTTATATGAACGAGAAGTCCATTTTAGAGTCTCTCGAAACGGGGCAAGTATGCTATTGGTCCCGTTCACGTCAAACCTATTGGCGAAAAGGAGAAAGCTCAGGCCATCGCCAACGTCTTGTCGGCATGTCTTTTGATTGTGACGGCGATGCTATCTTGCTACAGGTGGATCAACTTGGCCCTGCATGCCATACAAACCGTCGCGACTGCTTTTTCTTTGAAGTCGATGGCGATAAGGTCGTTATTAAAAGCGCGCCACTTTAA